The Sandaracinaceae bacterium genome contains the following window.
CACGCCGAGCTCGCCCTTCGCCAGCGACAGGCCGGGCTCGAGGCGCAGCTCGCGCGCGAGGCGCTGCTCGAGATCGAGGAGCGCGTCGAGGGGATGCGGCGCGGCTACGAGGCCCGGGTCGCGGAGCTCGTCCTGGAGCTGAGCGCGCTCGGAGGGAGCGCGGAGCGCGCGGTCGTGCACACGGGCGAGCTGGGCGCGCGGCTCGAGCGCGCCGAGCGTGAGGGCGCCGCCCTGCGCGGCGAAGCGGCTGGACTGCGCCTGCGTCTCGCCGACCGCGAGGCGGCGGTGGAGTCCCTCCGCGCCCAGGTCCCGGAGCCGGGCGACCGGCGGCGGGGAGATCGCCGCACCACGGATCGCCAGGAGAGCGACCGGCCGGAGAGCGAGCCCACCCCGCCCAAGAGCGGCAGCCGCGTGATCGTGATCGGCCGCGGCGCGACGACCGAGCCAGACGAGCCCGAGGAGACCGGCGCGCAGGCGGCCGAGGCGGAGCACGCGACGCTCGCGGCGCGCCTCGACGAGGCTCAGGCCGAGATCGACACGTTGCGCGGACGCGCCGACGCCCTGGCGCGGCAGCTGGCCGAGGCGCTCGAGGCGGCCTCTGCGCGCGACGAGGAGGGGCCAGACCCCAGGGTCGCGCTCTCGGCCCGCGACGGCATCATCTCCCGCCTGCAGAGCCAGCTCTCGCACGGGGCCGAGCAGCGGCGTCGCCTCCAGCGCGAGGTCGACGCCTTGCGTGCCCAGCTGAGCGAGCACCGGGAGACCGTCCAGTCCACCGAGGCCGTCGCGGACGTACGCGTCGAGGAGTCGACGCGCGAGCTCGAGGAGCTCACCGAGCGTCTCGAGCGGAGCGAGGCCGAGCGCCGCGACGCGATGACCGCGCTCGAAGAGGCGCGAGAGATCCTCACCCGCGTGATGCGCTCGCTGCCCGAGGAAGACGACGACGTCGCCGTCGGTGGCCAGGCCGAGGCGCGGCGCCTGCGCGACCGCATGGCCCAGCTCGACGCCGAGGCGGCCGATCGCGAGGTCCTCCTCCGCTCCCTGACCGCCCAGCTCCAGGAGCGCGATGACCGCATCCGCGCGCTCGAGCGCATGGCCAACGGCAACGGCGCCCCGGCCGGCCAGGACCGCAACGAGCTCGAGGCACGCTTGCTCGAGATGGAAGAGCGAGTCGCGCGGCTGACCGAAGAGCTGGAACACGAGCGCCGCCGCTCCCTGTAGCTCACGGCCCACCGCCGCGTCCGTCGCCAGCTCCGCGTCCGCTACGGCGTCCACCGCGTCCGCCCCCGCCCCCGCGTCCGCCACCGCGTCCGCGTCCGCCCCCGCGTCCGCGTCCGCCCCCACGTCCGCGTCCGCCCCCGCCCCCGCGTCCGCCCCCGCCCCCGCGTCCGCGTCCGCCCCCGCCCCCGCGTCCGCCACCGCGTCCGCATCCGCATCCGCGTCCGCCACCGCATCCGCGTCCGCCACCGCGTCCGCATACCGCGTCCGTCGCCAGGTCCGCCTCCGCGTCCGCCACCGCGCCCGCCACCGGTACCGCGTCCGCCCCCGCGTCCGAGTCCGCTACCGCGTCCGCCCCCGCGTCCGCCCCCGCGTCCGAGTCCGCTACCGCGTCCGAGTCCGCTACCGCGTCCGCCCCCGCGTCCGAGTCCGCTGTCGCGTCCGAGTCCGCTGTCGCGTCCGCCGTCCGCTGCCGCGTCGTCATCACGCCCGCATGAGCCGAGCGAGGGCGGCCAGCTTTCGCGAAGCGAAAGCGCGAGCCGCAGGGGCCCCAGCGCCCCGCGCTGGGGTCGGCGGCAAAGCGCGCGGAGCGCGCGACCCGCCGTAGTCGGGAGGGGGCCCCCATTGGCGCTTTGCCCAATGGGGGGAGGGCCTGCGTTCAGGCCCTCCAAGAAAAAACGCGCAAAGCGAAAGCGCGAGCCGCGGGGGCCCCAGCGCCCCGCCGCTGGGGTCGGCGACCGAGCGCGCGGAGCGCACGAATCGCCGTAGTCGGGAGGGGGCCCCCATTGGCGCTTTGCCCAATGGGGGGAGGGCCTGCGTTCAGGCCCTCCAACGAGAACAGGCGGCCAGCTTTCGCAAAGCGAAAGCGCGAGCCGCAGGGGCCCCAGCGCCCCGCGCTGGGGTCGGCGGCAAAGCGCGCGGAGCGCGCGACCCGCCGTAGTCGGGAGGGGGGCCCCATTGGCGCTTTGCCCAATGGGGGGAGGGCCTGCGTTCAGGCCCTCCAAAAAAAAAAGGAAGAGGCTCGCTCCCCCTATTCGTCGCTCTCGGCGTCGTCGTTCTCGTCGCCGTCGGAGGCGATCGAGCCGGGGCCCTCGTCTTCGAGCGCGGCGGAGCCTTCGCCCGCCTCTTCCGCGCCGTCGTCGCCGCCCATGCCCGCGCTGCGGACCTGCTCGCGGGTGGCGTCCCCGGGGGCCGCCTGACCGCGACGCTGGTAGCGCGGGGCCTCGCCGGGGCGGGACCAGTCGACCCAGTAGGCGCTGCGGTCGCGCACGTCGATGTGCACGAAGTGGCTGCGCGGATAGAAGCCCACGCCGACGCGGTCGAAGCTGCGCAGGTAGTCACGCACCGCGTGGTTCGGTACGCCGCGCACGCGGATGTCCAGCGCGTGCCCCTGGGTGTGGCGGCTGCTCTCGCGCGTGTTGCCGCCGGAGTGTCGGTAGCCGCTGACGATGGTGATCTGTCGGCCGCCGAAGTGGTCGGACACGCGCGCGAGGATCTCGACGAGCCGTGTCGGAGGCAGAGGGCCGAGGCGCCCGTTTCGGCCGTGGAGGCGCGGGCGCATCATCTCGCGAAGCCTGCGGCGCGCGACCCGGCGCGCGCGACCGCGCGAATCGACCAGCCGGACGCGGAGGCGTCGGTCCAGGGTTCGGCGGTAGAGCACGGCCACGCCTGGGTGGCGCGGCTCTCCCCACCGCCGCGCCGCCTGCTGGCGCTCCTCGCTCGCGTCGAACCCGGGGAGCCGCAGCCGCTGGCCGATCCGGAGGGTGGAGCCGTCCCGCAGCCGGTTCAGCCGCCGCAGGTCGCGCACGCTGCACTCGTGGTCGCGGGCGATGCTCGCGAGAGTGTCACCGCGCGCGACGTAGTGGACCCCGCGCTCCGGGATCCGCAGCACCTGGCCGGGGCGGAGCTGGGCGTCGCGGGAGAGGCCGTTCGCCGCCGCGAGGCTGGTCACGCTGACCTCGTAGCGGCGCGCGACGCGGGCGAGGCTCTGACCCGAACGCACGGTGTGCTCGCGCTGCGCGTGGGCGACGCCGTCCAGGGCAAAGAAGGAGAGGAAGAGGAGGGCGGCCAACCACCCGCTGCGGACTACCGTTGCCATGGCGCGGCGAGAGGGCTACGGGGAGCGCGCGACCCGCGCAAGGTGGCGGCTCGATTTTGCCCCTTCGCTCCCGGCCATGCCCTGCCGAGGCCGATCGCCCCCCGACCCGCTCGGAGGGGCCGAAACCGGTCTCAATTACGCATAACTTAGGCATAATTAGGCCCAAATTATTCACTATTTCTTGACGATCAGGGGAATCGGGTAATGATGACGTCCGGCGCGGGAAACCCGCCGTGGAGCCCCATGGAGCACGAGGACGAGTCGCCGGCGATGCTCGAGGCACCGCACCCCAGCGAGGCCCGGCGCACGCGTGTCGAGAACGCGTCGGCGGGTGATGGCGGCGGCGGAACGGCGCCACGCGGGGCCGAAGGCAGCGCGCTGGATACGCGCGCTCCCGAGACCCGAGGCCCTGATACGCGAGGGTCGGAGGGTCTCACGCGCGAGTCCGAGCGCTCGGTCGCGGCCAAGTCGGCGGAGAAGCCGGCCGCCGACAAGCTGGTCGAGAAGCCGGCGCCGGCCAAGAAGAAGCGGCCCCAGAAGGGCCCGGGGTCCAACCCGAACAACGTCCGCAAGCTCCGGATCGAGCGCATGATGTCGAAGGCGGAGCTGGCCCGGCGCGCGAACCTCTCGGTCCTGACCATCGATCGGGTCGAGAAGGGCTACGGCTGCCGCATGGACACCAAGCGGAAGATCCTCGAGGCGCTCGGGCTGAGCCTCGGCGACCGCGTTCGGGTGTTCGGCGAAGAGGAGTGAGCCCCCGCGCGCAGGCTCGATTCGAGGCCCGATTCGGGGCTTTGTCGAAAAGAGGCGGTCCCGACGCGCCCATGTAATCCTTCCTCGGTGTCGAGAACTGGCTCGGCGCGGGACGGGGCGTAGGCGATGTCGGAAGGCAAGAACCTGGTCGGAGTCGACATCGGCTCGCATTCGATCAAGGTCGCGGAGATCAAGGAGAAGCGGGGAGGCGCCCGCTCACTCGTTCGCTTTGGGTATCACCCTCTGCCGAGCGACACGATCGTCGACGGCCACATCATCAACTCCGGCGCGGTCATCGAGGGGCTCCAGAAGCTCTTCCACAAGGCGCGGCGCAAGGACGTCGCCCTGCGCGTGAGCGGACACTCCGTGATCATCAAGAAGATCACGATGCCGCAGATGACCATCGCGGAGCTCCAGGAGCAGATCACCTGGGAGGCGGAGCAGCACATCCCCTTCGACCTGGCGGAGGTCCAGATCGACTGGCAGGTGCTCTCGCAGCGCCCCGAGCAGGGGCAGATGGACGTGCTCCTCGTCGCCGCGAAGAAAGAGGAGATCAACGACCTCACGAACCTCGCGAGCGAGGCGAAGCTGCGGCCCAGGGTCGTCGACCTCGACGCGTTCACCGTTCAGAACGCGTTCGAGGCAGGGTACGGGCCGCCGCCGTTGGACCAGACCGTCGTGCTCCTGCACGTCGGCGCGTCCCTGACGACGCTCAACATCCTCGCCGAGGGATCGACCTCGTTCACGCGCGACATCGCCAACGGTGGCAACCAGATCACCGAGGAGATCCAGCGGAGCCTCGGGATCAGCGCCGAGGAGGCCGAGGCCTACAAGTGCGGCGGGGACGGGCGAGGGCTGGTGCCGCGCGAGGTGCCGGAGATCATCGGTACGGTGGTCGAGCAGCTCGCGGGCGAGATCCAGCGGTCCCTCGACTTCTACCTGGCGACGAGCGGCGGGGGCGAGATCAGCCGCGTGCTCGTCTCGGGCGGCACCGCCAACATTCGCGCGCTCCTCGACGCGATCGAGCGCCGCTGTCGGGTCCCGGTGGAGCGGCTCGATCCGCTGCGCGTCGCCACGCCCGACAAGGGCGTCGACCCCGCGCTGTTGCAGGCGCGCGCCCCAGAGTCCGCGGTCGCCATCGGGTTGGCGCTCCGCAAAGAACGGGAGAAGCGGGCATGATCCGCATCAACCTCCTCCCCGGCGCTCGCCGGCAGTCGGCCTCGACCGGCGGTGGCAGTCAGGGCTGGATCATCGCCTACCTCGTGGCGGCCGTCCTGACCA
Protein-coding sequences here:
- a CDS encoding LysM peptidoglycan-binding domain-containing protein; translation: MATVVRSGWLAALLFLSFFALDGVAHAQREHTVRSGQSLARVARRYEVSVTSLAAANGLSRDAQLRPGQVLRIPERGVHYVARGDTLASIARDHECSVRDLRRLNRLRDGSTLRIGQRLRLPGFDASEERQQAARRWGEPRHPGVAVLYRRTLDRRLRVRLVDSRGRARRVARRRLREMMRPRLHGRNGRLGPLPPTRLVEILARVSDHFGGRQITIVSGYRHSGGNTRESSRHTQGHALDIRVRGVPNHAVRDYLRSFDRVGVGFYPRSHFVHIDVRDRSAYWVDWSRPGEAPRYQRRGQAAPGDATREQVRSAGMGGDDGAEEAGEGSAALEDEGPGSIASDGDENDDAESDE
- a CDS encoding helix-turn-helix domain-containing protein, with the protein product MEHEDESPAMLEAPHPSEARRTRVENASAGDGGGGTAPRGAEGSALDTRAPETRGPDTRGSEGLTRESERSVAAKSAEKPAADKLVEKPAPAKKKRPQKGPGSNPNNVRKLRIERMMSKAELARRANLSVLTIDRVEKGYGCRMDTKRKILEALGLSLGDRVRVFGEEE
- the pilM gene encoding type IV pilus assembly protein PilM, yielding MSEGKNLVGVDIGSHSIKVAEIKEKRGGARSLVRFGYHPLPSDTIVDGHIINSGAVIEGLQKLFHKARRKDVALRVSGHSVIIKKITMPQMTIAELQEQITWEAEQHIPFDLAEVQIDWQVLSQRPEQGQMDVLLVAAKKEEINDLTNLASEAKLRPRVVDLDAFTVQNAFEAGYGPPPLDQTVVLLHVGASLTTLNILAEGSTSFTRDIANGGNQITEEIQRSLGISAEEAEAYKCGGDGRGLVPREVPEIIGTVVEQLAGEIQRSLDFYLATSGGGEISRVLVSGGTANIRALLDAIERRCRVPVERLDPLRVATPDKGVDPALLQARAPESAVAIGLALRKEREKRA